TCATCGTAGCCGGTTATCTCGATGAAGGGCGCGTGGTAGGCTTCTTTGACCGTAATACCTTTTTCAACGAAAATGGGGCGGGAAGCGATGTCTTGAAAAATGACAACGCCCAGCTGGCGGTAAACCTGTTCACCTGGCTTCTTCAGGGAGACCCTTCATCGACAAACTCTCCACCGACCGTCGATGCCGGAGACAATCAATCCCTCCTCCTTCCCGTAAACACTGCGGTCCTTGAGGGATCCGCGTCGGACTCCGACGACGATCCCCTCACGTACCATTGGACCGGTCCGACGGGTGTGTATTTCGCAGACGATACCGATCCACAGAGCGCAGCCACCTTTGATTCCCCGGGCACCTATGTCCTCACCCTCTCCGTCAGCGATGGAATGAATCCAATCCAGTCGGGATCGGTTACTATTACCGTGGGATCTCTCTTCGTCCCGGCCGATGGCTTCCAAGAGAACGGGGGAGTCGTCTCCATGGAAGCAGAGAGCGGAATCCCCGGAGCCAACTGGATCATTCGGGAGGACCAAAACTACCCTGCGATCACTGCTTCCGGCGGTTCGTTTATCGAGATCAATCCCTCCCAGAATCGGCTGACCCTATCGATCACCAGTGCGGATCCAGACGACATCATCAGCTATCCCTTTACGATTGAAACGGACGGCGACTATCGATTCTGGATGCGTTTTCTCACCACCAGCAATCAGGACGACTCCTTTTTCTGGCGGATCGATGACGGACCTTGGACGATAAAGAACGATGAATTCGGAATGGGTGCCTGGTATTCAGTCGACATCCCTGAAGACGGTTCGTTCGTCGGCGAGCACGTCCTTCAAATCACCTACCGTGAAAACGGCACCTTTCTCGACAAATTCGTCATTCAGCTCGCAGACGCTCCTTCTCCCGACGCAGAATCGGGCGACGGACCACCGGAAACACTGACTCCCGGCGGAGTTTCATTCCTTTCCTTTCAAAACCAATACTTTGGCCAAAATCCGGACCCGCAGCAGGCCGGTGAAGCCATCGATTTTGAGAAAGATGGAATTCCGAACGTGTTTGAGCATCTGTTCGGACTCTCCCCTACCGTTGCGGACGGAAACTTATCTCCTGTCACAATCGACCTCGCCAGTTCAGGAACGGGAATGACCCTCTCCTTTGATCGCTATCAGCTCGCGACGGGATACTACCTCGAGGTGGAACACTCCCATGATCTCGCCACATGGAACCGCTTAGTGATCACCAATTCCGATTTCTCGGTAGAAACGATCAACGGAGACTATGATCGATACTCTATCTCCTTGCCCACAGACGGATCGATAGGAAACTTTCTTAGACTGAAAGCAGTGGCAGATTAAGGTAGGTCTCCTTTTCGTCGCAGATTCGGTCTAGTGCGGACTGAAACCTTATTTGCAAAAACAACGTCCAATGTCCTACAGAGAAAAAACTCCCACCGTCGTTTCAATTCTGACCCGTCGTCTCAAAGATGGATACACATTCGATGACTTTCAAAAAGCCCATGTTCCCGACGGCGATCATTACCAAAAACTCGAAAACGGCCATCAGGTGAATTTCTTCACCCTTCCCACACGGGTCATCAATGCTGTGAGCTACAAAGATCCGAGGGTGATCATTTCCATCGGTTTCAGTTACGGTGACGGAGAGAGCATTTTTGCGGACGCTATGGCAGGGGCGGCCAATGACAAAGCCCGAGTGGATCGACTCAATGAAATCTGCGAAAAAATCGAGGAGACTAAATTTGGTCACGTCGGGAACGACAACAACTACGGTGGCAGTGGCGTCGATCACGAGCAGGCTCCCCTTCTCGATGTTTCGAACCAAGATGTCTTCGCAGCGATTCAAGCAGCCCTCGGGGGTAAGTAGATAGTGCCTCAGCTTTTGGTTGAACGGGCTCCCACGCTTGCTCCCGGCGAACCATCAAAAGCTACCTTAATCGAAGTTCTTTGAAAAAATGAAAAAATTCATAACCGCAGTTTTTCTCCTAATTTTCTCGGGAAAGGTTCATGCTATGAGCTGGATCATACCAGACCCAATCACCTACGAGTGGACCATTGAAACAGCGACCAAAAGTCAAATCCCGAAATTCAGTGCAAATGATGTGACGGTTAGTCAGTTAATTGACGGACTTAGCGATGACATGGTCTTTCCTTTAAGAATCGAAGCTCTTGGGATTGCTAAAGAAAAATTAGAAAACAAAGTCACGATCAAAAGAGAACAAATCGCGTGGATTGAAATTGTCGCCCTGATCGCCGATGAAATCGAAGCCGACATTGTAATCACGAAAGGCGGAGTCGTTCTTGTGCCCGCAACTCTGAAGGTAGAGAAGGTAGAACCAGACCCAGACAACCTGATAGTAGTCCCTGATAATCCTTTTAATCAGCAGAACAACTGAGCCTCACGCACGAGTTATCCAGTCCCCGCATTCCTCAACGCAAAGTGCGGAACGCTTCTCGAGTTCACTAATTGGCTGACTCAACAACGATTCTGTAGAATCCACCCGTTCCGAGACTTTCGAGCGGGAGTGATACCTCGCCGCTAATCCCCTCGATCGACCAATCCAATTCTCTCCAATCGTCAAGGTCGTCCGAGACCAGTAAAGAATACTTGCTTCCTGTAACGGCAGTCCAAGTCAAAAAACCGGAGTGGCCATCCTGAATGGTTAGCCTTACCTCCTGTTGATCCCCAAAATTCGATGGTGAAGTGCCTGACCGGTATTCCTCTAGATTCGATAACGAATCACTATCAAAATTGCCTGAATCGGTTTCCGCCCGATCACCAAAGTAGAAGACTTCCCACAGATCAGGCAGCGAATCTCCATCGGTGTTGAAACCAAGATCAAAGACCAGCGGTAGGTGATCTGATGGCTGCGTGTCTTTATAGATAAAGGAATTTACTGCGACGATTCCCTCAGTTAGAAAACACCAATCCAACCTTCCCGGAGAAAATGAGCTCGACGGGTTTTCCCACGTCGTAAACCTGTTTTCATTAAGGTGCAGAACCTTCTGCCTGACCGAGGCAGTGTCGGACTCGAAATCCACAATCTGGCTCGAATCCTCGCGAACGAAATTGCAATCCCCAACCGTAACGATCGGGATATCCGCTGCTACTCCGGCGATCAAACCAGACCTAATGGCCTGGATGAAGTTCGTGATCGTCCCGAGCTCAAAGCCGCGCCCAAAAACGTTCGAGCAACACGGCAAATGGACACAGATCAGCAACAAGTCCTGACTATTCGAAACCCGAAGCTGCGCAGCAACGTTTCCGTCCAAATTCCAATCATTGACCATCGGGAACCGCGATACAATCTGGCAACCAGAGTTACTGGCCATTGCCACAAAACGCGGGTCAATCGCCCTCATCCAGGTCAAGCTGTCTCCATCGCTTTCCTGCAATGCCAGAACGTCAGGAGCCAAAAAACTGATTTCACTCCCAAATCGGCTACTACGGGAGCTGCTCTGAAGTCCATCGCGAAGAACGTTGTAAGAAACCAGCCGGAGATCAGAGAACGGACTTCGATCTGCTGATCGGCTGACCACCAAGTCAGCGTCCTCAAGAGTGAATCCAAGAGTTTCCAGAAATCCGATGGTCGTATACTCAATGGTTACCGACGCCGATGGCCCAGGAAAGTAGTCCCTCGAAACCCTGATCTCAAACTCATCCGAATCAATCGTAGGCGCCGCGATAAATCCAAAAGCCGCATGCCGAGCGGTGCTCTTTTGAGAACCGTTCGCGCTGTAAAGCGCCGCGGACCGACTTCCGGCACTCCAACGAATTTCGGCCCCATCCCTGCCCGTCGCAGGATCATCGTCCGTATCAAAATAGAGATTAATCCCAAAGTTCTCCTGAAAAACGGTCTCTTCAGATATTTTAAAATAGAGATACACGTAGTCTGAGTCACTCGCAGCCCGTATCGTCTCTCTACCCTTCTGCTCGGGCCAATCAGTGAAATCGCTATCAATTATGATTGGTAACTTCGGGACCGCCGCAAATGCGGATACTGTCGTTATGAAAACCAAAGTAAACGAACGAAAACATTTAAGGATATACCCTTCAAAAACTACCTTTTCCCCCTTCACCAGACTCCTTCGATCTTTGAACCAAATACTACTACGGACCCGCTAACATCTGAATCACCTTCTGGATCGGGCTCCAGTAAGACTGCATCGCCAACTCTGCAACGGTGTAGGACAAAACACTGACAAAGACTGCGCAAACCAGGTATTTGGTTTTATCTTTCGAACGGAAGACAGCAAATACAAGTGCGACGGTAACCGCGGTAAACCCGGAATAAATCGCGAGGTGGTAAGTCGTAAAGATCTGGGTAGTACTAGGCACCTTTGCACCCGCGAGCATTCCGTTCAAAATCAATCCAAACTCTTCGCCCCTTCCAAGAACGCTTAAAAGTCGTAGGTTGGAGGCAATCAGGAAAGCGATAACAAGGACAAGGATCGTCCGTGTAAGCACAGCCATCTGTTTCTTCAGGTCACCAATCTGATCGCTTTCATCAACCACGCTAGGTGGAGAAAAACCCCGACAGGCAGCAGAAACAAGTTAAACCACTCCAAAAGCTTGGGACCATCGATCTGCGTAAACTGTAAAAACTCTCCTTTACCCGTGCATCCGAAGCCGAAGCTTGACCCCCTATCCGCAATCCGTTGCCTCTGACACATGCAGAGCTGCTGTCCTCTTCCGTCAAAGCGCTTCACGAGAAACGTGATTTTCCTGATTATTCTTTCGGTGTTTTTTTGCGCCCCTTCGAGTCAGGCAATCATCCAACTGAATCTTGTCGAAACGCCCAGCGGAGTCCACGCGTCCTACAGCGGAACGTGGGATGTTACCTTCACAGGCAATCCTGGTGGAACTGGCACCCGACCAGAACCTGCGAGTGTGGTCGCCGATTTCTTTGGGATACTCTTCTTGATGAACGGATCTCCAAACAATTCCTTTTCCCAGTATGAGTACGGTGAAAGTGGACTGATCGCTTTCCCAACCGAAGGCGTATTCACCGTCAATCCACCCTCCAGTCAGATCGTATTCTCTGACAATTCTCCCGTTGGAACACCCCCTAGGGATTCCTTTGGACTATTGATTGACCCCGATGTGGACCGAATCGAGTTCTTTGGCCCGTCTTCGGGCAGCTGGGTTGAGGGCGACTCGCTCAGTGGCTCTGCCTTCTATGCGGGTGCTACCCTCGGCGACCTTGGTCTGATCCCGGAAAGCGGGGGCTTCACCGCAGGAGGCCAGACACTCAATTACGATTTCTCTATTATCCCGGAACCTTCTTCCTTCGGATTTCTGATGAGCCTTTTCGGGTTGAGCATCGTCCTCGGAATTCGAAGGCGTGATCGCGATGCATAGAGCATGGAGCGTCTCGCCAAAATCCCGGCTACAGCCTAGAGCAGTCAGCGGATGAATCGATCTTCCAGCGAACGGAAACGCATCATTGCCGGATCGGTCGGCAACGTTCTTGAGTGGTTCGACTTTGCCTCATACGGCTTTTTTGCTGCCGTTATCGGGGAACAATTCTTTCCTTCCGACGACCCGACAATCTCAATCATCGCGGCGTTTGCTGTCTTTGCCTCAGGCTTTCTAGCCCGCCCACTGGGTGCGATGTTCTTTGGCCATCTTGGGGACAAGCGTGGCCGGGCGGTGGTGCTTCAGGCGTCGGTGATTCTGATGGGAGTTTCGACACTCCTGATCGGATGTCTTCCCAACTATGCAACGATTGGGATTGCTGCACCAATCCTACTGACTGTGTTGAGAGTCGCCCAGGGTTTCTCGGTGGGAGGTGAATACATGGGGTCGATTATCTACCTTGTCGAGCGAGCCCCGGCCAAAAAGCGTGGCTTCGTAGGCTCTTGGGTGAACGTGGGGGCTACCCTCGGATTTCTCCTTGGCTCAGGACTGGGAGCCCTAATCTCCGGTATCGTTTCTGAAGAGGCGCTCGCTTCGTGGGGATGGAGAGTCCCATTTCTTCTAGGCGTAGGCATCGCACTGTTCGCCGCTGTTTTCCGACGCCACATGACGGAGGAACCGGGATTGGCAAGTGCCTCGGAAGAGAAGATTCCGTTGATAGCTGCCGTGCGCCTAGAGTGGCGAACGATGCTGCGGATCGCAGGACTGGTTCTCATGGCAAACATCGGTTTCTACATGATGTTTGTATACGTCACGACCTACCTTGCCGAGCAGGTAGGCGTTTCGATGGCAAGAGCACTCGAAATCGATACAGTTGCCATGGGGACGCTCGTAATAATCGTTCCGATAACCGCGTGGCTCAGCGATCGGATCGGGCGTAAGCCGGTTTTGCTAGTTTCTTCCATTGGCTGCGCGGTGCTTTCTCTACCGCTTTTCATGGTGATCCACCACGATGACACTCTGTTGATCTTTCTTGGTCAGCTCGCCTTTGCGATCCTTCTCGGCGGTGCCTTTGGGGCCAACTCAGCAGCCATCGTTGAGCTGACCAAGGTGCGCTATCGCTGTACGGTGATTTCTGTGGCGTACAATGTGTCGGTCGCCATCTTCGGGGGGACGACTCCGCTTGTTGCCGCCTGGTTAATCCGCAATACCGGCCAAGACCTGGTGCCTGCCCTCTACCTCACACTGGGAGCAATCATCACGGCTATCACCGTTTTGACGATGCCAGAAACCTATCGGCGGGACATCACGCCGACAAAAACCGAACCGGAATCCTTGTCTTAGTTACTGAGGCTGTCGGCGTAGATCCAGATCAGTCCATCGAGCTCGACCGGCACCTCTTTGCCATCCGGTGCTTTCATCGTCTCCTCAGGAAGCGAAATCGCAGACAAGCCCCACCACCCTGCGACAGGCAATGAGACAGTGAACATGCCGACTCCATCGGTGTAGAGAGTAGCAACATCATGCAGTTCACTCAGCTCTGGAAGCTTTTCGGAACCCCTTGCAAGAGTGATTTCGACCTTCACGTGTGGAGCGGGTTTACCATCCACAAAGACCATAGCGGAAAAGCTGCTACCCGCCCAAAGCCCGTAGGGCCGGGAGAGAGGAACAATTTCGATCGGCAGGCCGACAGGTTTATTCCATGCACCTTCTATTCCACCAGCGTTAACCACTACTTTCGAAGTCTGCTTTATGAACAGACCCTCCTCGGACTCATAAAAGGGAGCACCTTTCGCCACGACCGTGTAGTCACCAGGACCCTTCACATCAAAAGAGGTAAAATACTTGGAGTTCCCGTCATCTTTAACGGTAAGACCTGTAGTGTTTCCATCCGGGTCCAGCACCGTAACCTCGGTTGGCGCGTCTGCCTTCAACACAACGCCGTAATAGGGGTGACCGAACAGAATGTCCAAACCGACCTCGCCACCATCGGCATTGAAATAGAGTGCCTTGGCGGGCAACAACTCAAGGAAGTGGGCCTGAGAGGAGACCCCAAAGGTGAAGAGAAGGGGCAGAACAAGAGCAGATCTAAGTTTCTTCATGGGTCCCTACTCAAATACCCCTGAATTGAGTTCGCAAGGATGGAAAAGAACAGGATCTTCAGAAATCCGCGCAACCATGAACCAGAAAACTGAAATCCCCCTACTGAAAGCCGGCACCAATGGTCCTACGACGCTTCTCTCACTTAGGTCGATTGAAACATCACTTGGTAGTGTCGGTACCAGTCGGAGGTAAATCGTTCTTCCGGATCGTATTCCTTTTTGAGTCTTAAGAACTCTGGAAACTGTGGGTATGCGGCAAGAACTTGATCCTTTCTCGCCCACCGGTGGTAGGTCAGATAATAAGAACCTCCGAGGGCAAGTGCCTCATCGATCAGACGGCGGAAATCGTCCTTTGCTTTCGCCAGTCCTTCTTCCGTGTGGATGACATGCAGGTTGAAAATGATGCAGGCATAATCCTCCTTCGCCCACGCTAGAAAACTTTCCGTGTCCTTTTCAATGATTCGGATGGTCCCATAGATAATATCCATGTCCTGCTCGAGAGCAGCAGCTCGGGCGTTCTCCATGAAACTGCCCAACTCGCTTCGAGGCACGTAAAGTTCGCTGATCATGAGTGAGGACCTGAACGGATGACCCATCGCCTCATTCAGCAAGACGTTTTGATTCTCGAGGTAAGTGCTCAGCTGGTGTTGATCGGACCAGTAAATCTGCCCGTCTGTCTGAAGGTAGTAATCCCGGTAATTTTTGAAAGCCTCACCCTTATCCACATGCGCCAAAAGATAGAGCTTTTGCCACTGTTCCAGATTCAACATCTGGCGTTGGGTCGACGGAAACGCATCGGCGGCGGCTGGCTTGTAGCAGGAAAAGACTCCCATCCTCATGAACCCTTCGGCAGACTCATCAGTCATATACTGGAGATCCCCGAACAAATAGCCATCTGCGATACGGGCCTCAATCGCCGGAACCAAATCTGCAACGGGCCTGGTTGTAACCACCCTTTCGACGGTAATTCGATCAGTCAGACGAAGACCCACGGTCGTGATGACGCCGAAAAGGCCGTATCCACCGATGGCAAGTCCGAAAAGCCCAGCATTCCTTTGGCGGCTACACTCAAGCTCCTCACCACTTGCAGTGACAATCGTGAATGACTCTACGTCCTCGATGATCGGGCGGCTGATGAGCCCGCGCCCGTGGATGTTTGAAGACAGTGCACCCGCCAGAGTCATTTCGTCCGCTCCGGTTTGTTTTTGGATAATGCTCAGCTCGGGAGCATGTTCATTCAACCAATCGATGAGTTTGGGCCAAGTGATTCCTGCTTCTACGTGAACGACCTTTTGCTCCCGGTCGAGCCCAATGACTCGATTCAACGAACAGACATCGATGAGTACCGTCCTACTACCAAACTGTTGACCCCCCATCGAATGCCGCGAGCCACAAAGACTTACCTGTTCACCCGAGGCAGTTGTCTCCGACAGAATCCGACTTAGCTGCTGAATCGTTGACGGTTTCTTAATTGCAAGAACCTCAGTCGAATTGAGCTGGGAATGTACATCATTGATCGTCGTCGAGGCAATGTCCGCCCATGACCTGCCTGTAATGAACAAGGGTGATACCGAAACCACCGTTCCCAGCTTACCAACTAGTTTTAGAAACTCACGTCGTCTTTGCATTTTGCAAATGAAAGGTTCCCATCGTTACAAAGAATGAAGCCAGCACAAGGTGGAAGAACGAAGGTATGGTGAATTGGAACCAAACGGGAGATTGCTCAACGCTAAGGCCAATAATCAGCCTGGTAAACATAACGAGGAAGTAGATCCCCCCAAACGTCGACAACGCGACACCGATCTTAATGGAAGGCGTAATCTTCTTTTTGAACCAACGGTAGAGTATCCAAAAAAATGCACCGATCATGATAATTTGAATCCCGAACAAGAGCGGATACGGAAGTGCCCCGCTTGCCCATCGGTCAAACCCGGGCAGGAATCCAACCGGACGAACCCACTGGAGTAGCTGGGCAAAGACCCGGAAACAAAAGAGTCCAAGAAGCACCATTAGGACAACGGCGTGTCTCCTTTGGGAGTCTTTAGTGACAGCCATGACGTTGAAAATTTTGGCGACAAGCCTAATAACTAGGCATTTCATTCAAATCACTCAATAGCCACTTTCCTCACACCAGCAGATTCTAAGAAAAAATGAAGAGCTCGAGGCGACATCAGTTTCACTAACTGCGTCTCAGAGTTTTCGAATTGACCTGTCGAGCCCGTCGTTGAAACGATCCGTAGTTAATTGTCGCCTTTGTTTTATAGATGAACACCGACTTCGGTAGCTAAGAGAAAGCCCCCATGCCGCTTTCATCCAAGGCAGTCCAACATCGTGTTCGATACTACCTGAGCCGCACTCTCTCGAGCAGGAGCAACAACCTGAAAAAGGCTCCCATTCCTTTATATTGGTGGATCAACCGCAAAAACTTTGGGGACGCACTCAGTCCTTTGGTTGTGAGTTACCTGACCGGACGTGAGGTCCGGTGGACTCCAGTATATGCTGCCAGCCTGTTTGCGATCGGCTCGATCTATGGATGGGTCTGTCGAAAAAACCATAAGAGACGCAGCAATCTGCATGTTTGGGGGTCCGGTTTGAAAAAGCCGTCAGAAATGGTACATCGACCCACGCGAATCACCCACCATCTGGTTCGGGGTCCTCTGACGGCAGCTGAGGCAGGCGATGAAAAACTTCCGTTCGGAGATCCGGGAGTCTTAGCACCGGACGTGTTTCAGTTATCCAAGGCCCGTGACGCAAAAGGATTCGGTCTCATTCCTCATATCTTCGATTGGTCCCGCAAGGGCTACATCAACTCCCTGGCATCGATTCCCGGTTGCAGATTGATTGACTTTCGATCAGACGATTGTCGCTCAATCATTCAGGAAGTCGCGTCTTGTGAAAGAGTGTACTCAAGTAGCTTGCACGGACTCATCCTAGCGGACGCTCTTGGCCTCCCAAACTTTCGCTTCGAGGGTCCTGATCCAGACTATAAATTCTTGGATTATGGATTATCTGTAGGTCGCGATCTCGAAGTACCCGTAAACCTCGCAGAACACATCAAACAAACCAGGCTGTCTTCAGTCGAGACCGCCCATTTTGAGAACCTTTCTCGTTTGAAGAAGACCGTTGCTGAGTCCTTTCCCTATGACGTATTTGGAGGTGACCAAGCGATCGCAGCCAATTTAGCAGCAAGATAGTCCCCATTGCTCTCCACCTCGTAATTTGGTTCACAGAGGGACTGGAACGCAATCCTCGCTTTTTCTTCAAAATACCTGCTTCGCCTTTTGCTACATTTCTAACTACGAGCAAACGTGGAACTAGGCTCTTGTAAATCAATTGAAACGTCCGCGAACTTAGTAACAGGAACCATCAACCTACCCGCAATATGTCAGCAAAAAGAAAATCTCTCACAAGAACGGCATTCAAGGTTATCCTAGTGATTTTTGTAGTCGCTCTGGTGATTGCAGGGACACTGATCGCGACGTTCGCGGTTACAAAAAGGACCGACATCAAGCAAAGCAAGTTACCTGCATATGGCGAGGAATCGATATCAGCCAAACCACAAAACTCTTTAACTCAAAAAGAACAGGTCAACGTGCTGTCAATTGATGGAGGAGCGCTCCTTGGGTTAGCTGAACTCGAAGTTTTGATCGCCTTGGAGAAAATCACCGGACGACAGACCTACGAACTCTTCGATGTCGTTGCAGGTTCTTCTACTGGTGCAATTATCTCCTCACTATTGTTTCTACCGACCGAGAAAACCGGAAAA
This portion of the Verrucomicrobiota bacterium genome encodes:
- a CDS encoding endonuclease/exonuclease/phosphatase family protein, which encodes MKGEKVVFEGYILKCFRSFTLVFITTVSAFAAVPKLPIIIDSDFTDWPEQKGRETIRAASDSDYVYLYFKISEETVFQENFGINLYFDTDDDPATGRDGAEIRWSAGSRSAALYSANGSQKSTARHAAFGFIAAPTIDSDEFEIRVSRDYFPGPSASVTIEYTTIGFLETLGFTLEDADLVVSRSADRSPFSDLRLVSYNVLRDGLQSSSRSSRFGSEISFLAPDVLALQESDGDSLTWMRAIDPRFVAMASNSGCQIVSRFPMVNDWNLDGNVAAQLRVSNSQDLLLICVHLPCCSNVFGRGFELGTITNFIQAIRSGLIAGVAADIPIVTVGDCNFVREDSSQIVDFESDTASVRQKVLHLNENRFTTWENPSSSFSPGRLDWCFLTEGIVAVNSFIYKDTQPSDHLPLVFDLGFNTDGDSLPDLWEVFYFGDRAETDSGNFDSDSLSNLEEYRSGTSPSNFGDQQEVRLTIQDGHSGFLTWTAVTGSKYSLLVSDDLDDWRELDWSIEGISGEVSLPLESLGTGGFYRIVVESAN
- a CDS encoding MFS transporter — protein: MNRSSSERKRIIAGSVGNVLEWFDFASYGFFAAVIGEQFFPSDDPTISIIAAFAVFASGFLARPLGAMFFGHLGDKRGRAVVLQASVILMGVSTLLIGCLPNYATIGIAAPILLTVLRVAQGFSVGGEYMGSIIYLVERAPAKKRGFVGSWVNVGATLGFLLGSGLGALISGIVSEEALASWGWRVPFLLGVGIALFAAVFRRHMTEEPGLASASEEKIPLIAAVRLEWRTMLRIAGLVLMANIGFYMMFVYVTTYLAEQVGVSMARALEIDTVAMGTLVIIVPITAWLSDRIGRKPVLLVSSIGCAVLSLPLFMVIHHDDTLLIFLGQLAFAILLGGAFGANSAAIVELTKVRYRCTVISVAYNVSVAIFGGTTPLVAAWLIRNTGQDLVPALYLTLGAIITAITVLTMPETYRRDITPTKTEPESLS
- a CDS encoding DUF4198 domain-containing protein, giving the protein MKKLRSALVLPLLFTFGVSSQAHFLELLPAKALYFNADGGEVGLDILFGHPYYGVVLKADAPTEVTVLDPDGNTTGLTVKDDGNSKYFTSFDVKGPGDYTVVAKGAPFYESEEGLFIKQTSKVVVNAGGIEGAWNKPVGLPIEIVPLSRPYGLWAGSSFSAMVFVDGKPAPHVKVEITLARGSEKLPELSELHDVATLYTDGVGMFTVSLPVAGWWGLSAISLPEETMKAPDGKEVPVELDGLIWIYADSLSN
- a CDS encoding FAD-binding oxidoreductase, with protein sequence MQRRREFLKLVGKLGTVVSVSPLFITGRSWADIASTTINDVHSQLNSTEVLAIKKPSTIQQLSRILSETTASGEQVSLCGSRHSMGGQQFGSRTVLIDVCSLNRVIGLDREQKVVHVEAGITWPKLIDWLNEHAPELSIIQKQTGADEMTLAGALSSNIHGRGLISRPIIEDVESFTIVTASGEELECSRQRNAGLFGLAIGGYGLFGVITTVGLRLTDRITVERVVTTRPVADLVPAIEARIADGYLFGDLQYMTDESAEGFMRMGVFSCYKPAAADAFPSTQRQMLNLEQWQKLYLLAHVDKGEAFKNYRDYYLQTDGQIYWSDQHQLSTYLENQNVLLNEAMGHPFRSSLMISELYVPRSELGSFMENARAAALEQDMDIIYGTIRIIEKDTESFLAWAKEDYACIIFNLHVIHTEEGLAKAKDDFRRLIDEALALGGSYYLTYHRWARKDQVLAAYPQFPEFLRLKKEYDPEERFTSDWYRHYQVMFQST